One Malus domestica chromosome 11, GDT2T_hap1 genomic region harbors:
- the LOC103447835 gene encoding protein NRT1/ PTR FAMILY 2.7-like, which produces MDASLPMDSEGQMVDAGGKRGGWIIFLFIIGTLMCLTLAAGGWQANLVVYLIEEFNVKSIDATQVSNVVNGCTSLFPIIGAIVADSFFGCFPVILISSCVSFLGLVLFTLTATLDSLRPPSCENGSSLCETPSKVQFSVLYASITLGSIGLGGTRFTIATMGANQFDKPKNQGIFFNWFFFAMYTATVVSSTVVVYIEDSVSWGLGFGLSALVNLIGLVVFSSGIHFYRRDKPQGSPFVNIARVVVASIRKWNVKLTSRREDYHYHNDGEAKTTPAAPKKSFRFLNSAALETEGDLKPDGSIARPWRLCTLQQVEDLKTIIRIFPVWSSSIFISTPIAIQMSLTVLQALKMDRHIGSHFKVPVGSVLVVVTIASCIAVPIIDRILYPGWQKLTHKSPTPLQRLGIGHVLNITGMAVSALVESKRLKTAHGSKVPMLVMWLFPQLVLVGIGEAFHFPGELQFCYQEFPASLRTTATAMVAMIIAIAFYLSTALVDLFRRVTEWLPDDINEGRIDNVYWVVVVIGVLNFGYFLLCAKLYKYQNVKGVEDSSSSVSEG; this is translated from the exons ATGGATGCATCACTCCCCATGGACAGTGAAGGACAAATGGTGGATGCTGGTGGTAAACGTGGTGGTTGGATCATCTTTTTATTCATCAtag GAACTTTAATGTGCTTGACACTTGCTGCTGGAGGATGGCAAGCAAATCTGGTTGTGTATCTGATTGAGGAGTTTAACGTGAAGAGCATTGATGCTACTCAGGTGTCAAATGTTGTCAATGGTTGCACTAGTTTATTTCCTATCATTGGAGCAATTGTTGCAGACTCTTTCTTTGGCTGTTTCCCTGTCATCCTGATCTCGTCTTGTGTCTCTTTTCTG GGATTGGTCCTATTCACTTTGACTGCAACTCTTGATTCCTTGAGGCCCCCTTCATGTGAGAATGGATCTAGCTTGTGCGAAACACCATCAAAAGTTCAGTTTTCAGTCCTATATGCTAGTATAACGCTGGGATCAATTGGACTGGGAGGCACTCGCTTTACTATAGCAACAATGGGAGCAAACCAATTTGACAAGCCTAAAAATCAAGGGATTTTCTTTAACTGGTTTTTCTTTGCCATGTATACGGCGACTGTTGTAAGTTCTACTGTCGTTGTGTATATTGAGGACAGTGTCAGTTGGGGGTTGGGATTTGGCCTATCTGCTCTTGTTAATTTGATTGGTCTGGTCGTATTCTCATCTGGAATCCATTTCTATCGTCGTGATAAGCCACAAGGTAGCCCATTTGTGAATATAGCTCGTGTTGTTGTTGCTAGTATCCGGAAATGGAATGTTAAGCTCACATCTCGAAGGGAGGATTACCACTACCACAATGATGGAGAGGCAAAGACAACTCCCGCAGCACCTAAAAAGAGTTTCAG ATTCCTGAACAGCGCAGCCCTGGAAACAGAAGGGGACTTGAAGCCTGACGGCTCAATTGCAAGGCCATGGAGGTTGTGCACACTCCAGCAAGTAGAAGATCTCAAAACTATCATTAGAATTTTCCCCGTGTGGTCTTCCAGCATATTTATAAGTACCCCAATAGCGATTCAAATGAGCTTAACGGTCCTGCAAGCTCTAAAGATGGACCGTCACATTGGATCACATTTCAAAGTCCCGGTTGGATCTGTCCTAGTCGTGGTTACAATCGCCTCTTGCATCGCTGTCCCAATAATTGATCGTATCCTATATCCCGGCTGGCAGAAACTGACCCATAAATCTCCGACTCCCCTCCAAAGACTAGGAATTGGTCATGTCCTAAATATCACAGGCATGGCTGTTTCCGCATTGGTCGAGTCAAAGCGTCTCAAAACAGCTCACGGTTCCAAGGTGCCAATGTTGGTCATGTGGTTATTCCCACAGTTGGTTTTGGTGGGCATCGGTGAAGCATTTCATTTCCCGGGGGAACTTCAGTTTTGCTATCAAGAATTTCCAGCGTCACTTCGTACCACGGCGACTGCAATGGTTGCGATGATAATAGCCATTGCTTTTTACTTGAGCACGGCGCTGGTTGATCTTTTTCGGAGGGTTACAGAATGGCTGCCGGATGATATAAACGAAGGGAGGATAGACAATGTGTACTGGGTTGTGGTTGTGATAGGTGTGCTCAACTTTGGTTATTTTTTGTTATGTGCCAAGTTGTACAAGTATCAGAATGTTAAGGGAGTGGAAGATAGTAGCTCCTCAGTCTCTGAAGGTTAG
- the LOC114819729 gene encoding putative protein NRT1/ PTR FAMILY 2.2, with amino-acid sequence MCLTLAAGGWQANLIVYLIQEFNVKSIDATQVSNVVNGCTSLFPIIGAIIADSFFGCFPVFLISSYISFLLWFFFAMYTATVTSSTAVVYIEDSVSWGLGFGLTALVNMIGLVIFSSGIHFYHRDKPQGSPFVNIARVIVASIRKWNVKLSSKREDYQYRNDGETKTTPAAPKKSFMYQNFHTFCILTLILRNAPSRNAKDAVWESHSSRVDISSTYWDMNASQSSVKLPIDLGFSCLNQVNDDPERLEGNNLHRKASSSPSSAICFLAFRMSSVNGDLRIPLTASKTAMVAAFYLSTALSDLVRRVTGWLPDDINEGRLDNVYWMVVVIGVLNFGYYLLCAKLYKGVEGSSSPVSQGLANDGFNPFGKMRQDHNTWLVVLSIYNLPPWMCMKQPNLLLSLLIPGPRSPGKEIDVYMRPLIDELNEL; translated from the exons ATGTGCTTGACACTTGCTGCTGGAGGGTGGCAAGCAAATCTGATTGTGTATCTGATTCAGGAGTTTAATGTGAAGAGCATTGATGCTACTCAGGTGTCAAATGTTGTCAATGGTTGCACTAGTTTGTTTCCTATCATTGGAGCAATTATTGCAGACTCTTTCTTTGGCTGTTTCCCTGTCTTCCTGATCTCGTCTTATATCTCTTTTCTG CTCTGGTTTTTCTTTGCCATGTATACAGCGACTGTTACAAGTTCTACTGCCGTTGTCTATATTGAGGACAGTGTCAGTTGGGGGTTGGGATTTGGCCTAACGGCTCTTGTTAATATGATTGGTCTGGTCATATTCTCATCTGGAATCCATTTCTATCATCGTGATAAGCCACAAGGTAGCCCATTTGTGAATATAGCTCGTGTTATTGTTGCTAGTATCCGGAAATGGAACGTTAAGCTCTCATCCAAAAGGGAGGATTACCAGTACCGCAATGATGGAGAGACCAAGACGACTCCTGCAGCACCTAAAAAGAGTTTCATGTACCAGAATTTCCACACGTTCTGCATCCTCACATTGATTTTAC GCAACGCCCCTTCTCGGAATGCCAAAGACGCAGTGTGGGAATCACATTCTTCTAGGGTGGACATCTCTTCG ACATATTGGGATATGAATGCTTCGCAAAGCTCTGTGAAACTTCCGATAGACCTCGGTTTCAGTTGCCTGAACCAAGTTAACGATGACCCCGAAAGACTTGAGGGGAACAACTTGCACAGGAAGGCCTCATCGTCTCCTTCAAGCGCCATTT GTTTTTTAGCTTTCAGGATGTCCTCTGTGAACGGCGATTTGCGAATCCCTCTGACTGCTTCCAAG ACTGCAATGGTTGCGGCGTTTTACTTGAGCACGGCGCTGAGTGATCTTGTTCGGAGGGTTACTGGATGGCTGCCGGATGATATAAACGAAGGGAGGCTAGACAATGTGTACTGGATGGTAGTTGTGATAGGTGTGCTCAACTTTGGTTATTACTTGTTATGTGCCAAGTTGTACAAGGGAGTGGAAGGTAGTAGCTCCCCAGTCTCTCAAG GGTTGGCCAATGATGGATTTAATCCTTTTGGAAAAATGAGGCAAGACCATAACACATGGCTTGTGGTGCTTTCAATTTACAATTTGCCGCCCTGGATGTGTATGAAGCAACcgaatttgttgttgtctctGTTAATACCAGGACCGCGCAGTCCCGGTAAAGAGATTGATGTGTACATGCGTCCATTGATTGACGAGTTGAATGAGTTGTAG